One segment of Camelus ferus isolate YT-003-E chromosome 26, BCGSAC_Cfer_1.0, whole genome shotgun sequence DNA contains the following:
- the C26H4orf47 gene encoding UPF0602 protein C4orf47 homolog isoform X3 — protein sequence MPAEGGKTDMERIGLFSEMEYITVGDRYVSQFNRPFNEAASKNRQLLPGGSKEMSSLQAGYFDPHFVRVFEGEGYVNLNQVRRRHMMEEAKKNLGKAFLPTNGEKKPCGLGSYYGTIGGPVPFFSAQSKPKEKYKPPGKNLYTNPGKKGTGYGYANVTIGKQFSHSADFYDAPKLNYKKENEEHHGLLKGTAFKLNLYPREYFDTNPYSFENPLPPIKKAEKKELPTNPFKPSSPGKKGTKYEELQDCFNTVLLASGRQIAL from the exons ATGCCTGCGGAAGGAGGGAAAACTGACATGGAGAGAATTGGCCTCTTCAGTGAGATGGAATATATTACTGTGGGTGACAGATATGTATCACAGTTTAATC gacccTTTAATGAGGCTGCAAGCAAAAATAGACAGCTACTACCTGGGGGATCCAAAGAAATGTCAAGTCTCCAGGCAGGTTATTTTGATCCCCATTTTGTAAGGGTTTTTGAAGGTGAAGGCTACGTAAACCTGAATCAAGTGCGGAGACGGCATATGATGGAAGAAGCCAAAAAAAATCTAGGCAAAGCCTTTCTCCCTACTAACGGAGAGAAAAAGCC ATGTGGTTTAGGAAGTTACTATGGAACAATTGGCGGACCAGTCCCATTTTTCAGTGCACagtcaaaacccaaagaaaaatataagccaCCTGGGAAGAATTTATACACAAACCCAGGAAAGAAAGGAACCGGATATGG ctATGCAAATGTTACCATAGGTAAGCAGTTTTCACACTCTGCTGATTTCTATGATGCACCAAAACTAAATTACAAG aaagagaatgaagaacaCCATGGTTTACTTAAAGGGACAGCTTTCAAATTAAATCTTTACCCAAGGGAATATTTTGATACCAATCCTTACTCTTTTGAGAACCCTTTACCACCAAttaaaaaagcagagaagaaagaattacCTACAAACCCTTTCAAGCCCTCTTCTCCTGGTAAAAAG gGCACTAAATACGAAGAACTACAAGACTGCTTCAATACAGTCCTATTAGCATCTGGAAGACAAATAGCCTTATAG
- the CCDC110 gene encoding coiled-coil domain-containing protein 110, producing MSPEKHPEEEDEVDCVLLSASKILNSSEGVKESGGSETEYGCIPESENQIQPQSALKALQHQLESFQALRIQTLQNVSMVQSEISEILNKSIIEVENPQFSSEKNLAFGTHNQKAVGDWIVRDENKEIPVLKTLKGPIQNQEETLSTEKICHSEDSMSLRSVKEKFSSDNFNSLSQGINSPSQIHFKDILTLRTSTDNSASENSDMLKNYNNLYNFLPNAPQNGMSQADRVIRDKSRITVPFLKHGFCENLDDICHSIKQMKEELQKSHDRELALTNELQTLKAIPSNGKYDLPTIHKEKINSIREENIESNLNEDIKSKRILELEALVNKLLPLRETVSKFHVNFCRKCKKLSKSEMHRGKKNEKNNKEIPIIDKNITDLKLHPRVPRHTLSFFDPTKYEMKEKERQTFAVKQGSIIYENEKISKANSVTEQCVAKIQYLQNYLKESMQIQKKVTKLENENLTLKTKIKPLVFTTQSLIQKIEIYEKQLKNLVEEKNTIQSKLIKTEEDSKECLKELKKIISNYNVLQGQNKTLEEKNSQLSLERQQMIETLEQLKSKENKTLSDMAIVSNENKRLSVEMESMKTSILLIQEEKETLEKKTYQLLKEKSSLENELKENQLEIMQLKEKEILAKTEQDSLLQIIETAKDEKLNLERTLQESTAAREMMEREIEDIQTYRSTAEENFLQEIKNAKSEASIYKNSLSEMGNECEMLSKMVMEIKTDNQILKEELKKHSQENIKFENSISRLAEDKILLENYVRSIENERDTLEFEMRNLQREYLNLSEKICNHHIDVSKMGYTSRREKFYFDNYDTYEDNSSPWSRPSAPDLKVEDMRLLGQSNTSSQRISTFPSVLQAPIPTGNVKRTTQWTHDKREL from the exons ATGAGCCCAG AAAAGCATCCTGAGGAAGAGGATGAGGTTGACTGCGTTCTCCTTTCAGCGTCCAAGATCCTAAATTCCTCTGAGGGCGTAAAGGAAAGTGGTGGCAGTGAAACAG AGTACGGCTGCATACCAGAATCAGAAAATCAAATCCAGCCACAATCAGCACTGAAA gCCCTGCAGCATCAGCTGGAATCATTTCAGGCTCTCCGAATACAGACTTTGCAGAATGTTAGCATG gtGCAGTCTGAAATCAGTGAAATATTGAACAAAAGTATTATTGAAGTAGAAAATCCACAATTTAGCTCAGAAAAAAACCTAGCATTTGGAACACACAATCAAAAGGCTGTG GGTGACTGGATTGTCAGAGATGAAAACAAGGAAATTCCTGTCCTGAAAACCCTAAAAGGC CCTAtacagaatcaagaagaaaccCTTTCTACGGAGAAAATTTGTCATTCCGAGGATTCTATGAGTCTTCgttcagtgaaagaaaaattcagtagCGACAATTTTAACAGTCTCTCTCAAGGTATAAATAGCCCATCCCAGATACATTTCAAGGACATATTAACTCTGAGAACTTCAACAGATAATTCAGCTTCAGAAAATTCTGACATGTTGAAGAATTATAATAACCTTTATAATTTTTTACCTAATGCACCTCAAAATGGGATGTCTCAAGCTGACAGAGTAATTCGGGATAAGTCCAGAATTACTGTGCCTTTTCTCAAGCATGGATTTTGTGAAAATTTAGACGACATTTGCCATTCAATCAAACAAATGAAGGAGGAGCTTCAAAAGTCACATGATAGGGAACTGGCACTTACAAATGAACTTCAAACTTTAAAAGCTATTCCAAGTAATGGTAAATATGACCTTCCCACcattcacaaagaaaaaattaacagtattagggaagaaaatattgaaagtaatttaaatgaaGATATAAAATCGAAGAGAATTTTAGAATTGGAGGCATTAGTAAACAAACTGCTCCCACTCAGGGAAACAGTGTCaaaattccatgtgaatttttgtaggaaatgtaaaaaattatcTAAGAGTGAAATgcataggggaaaaaagaatgagaaaaataataaagaaatccCTATCATTGACAAGAATATTACAGATTTAAAACTCCATCCCAGAGTTCCACGACATACACTGTCATTCTTTGACCcaacaaaatatgaaatgaaagaaaaagaaaggcaaacatTTGCAGTAAAACAAGGCtcaataatatatgaaaatgagaaaatatccaAAGCCAATTCTGTTACTGAGCAGTGTGTTGCAAAAATTCAGTATTTACAGAATTATCTGAAAGAATCTATGCAGATacagaaaaaagtaacaaaattagAGAATGAAAACCTAACCCTTAAGACCAAAATTAAACCTCTTGTCTTTACCACACAATCTCTGATacagaaaattgaaatatatgaaaagcaACTTAAGAATTTGGTTGAAGAAAAGAACACTATTCAGTCTAAGTTAATTAAAACAGAAGAAGATAGCAAAGAATGTcttaaagaattgaaaaaaataattagtaacTATAATGTTCTCCAAGGACAAAATAAAActctagaggaaaaaaacagcCAACTTTCTTTGGAGAGGCAACAAATGATAGAAACATTAGAGCAActaaaaagtaaggaaaacaaaactctaaGTGATATGGCCATAGTCAGTAATGAAAATAAACGATTGAGCGTAGAAATGGAATCAATGAAAACAAGCATTCTATTGatacaagaagaaaaggaaacattagagaaaaaaacataCCAGCTTCTAAAGGAAAAAAGCTCACTTGAAAATGAACTAAAAGAAAATCAGCTAGAGATAATGCagctaaaagagaaagaaatattggCAAAAACTGAACAAGACTCACTTCTTCAAATAATAGAAACAGCTAAAGATGAGAAGCTTAATCTTGAAAGAACCTTACAAGAATCTACTGCTGCAAGAGAAATGATGGAAAGAGAAATTGAGGATATTCAAACATACCGATCTACTGCCGAAGAGAATTTtctccaagaaataaaaaatgcaaaatcagaAGCCAGTATTTATAAGAATAGTTTGTCAGAAATGGGCAATGAATGTGAAATGTTATCAAAAATGGTAATGGAAATTAAAACCGATAATCAGATTCTAAAAGAAGAACTCAAAAAACATagtcaagaaaatataaaatttgaaaacagcatCAGTAGACTTGCGGAAGACAAAATACTTCTAGAAAACTATGTGAGAAGTATAGAAAATGAAAGGGACACCTTGGAATTTGAGATGCGGAATCTTCAAAGAGAATATTTAAATCTAAGTGAAAAAATCTGTAATCACCATATTGACGTATCAAAAATGGGTTACACTTCAAGGAGAGAGAAATTCTATTTTGACAACTATGATACTTACGAAGACAACTCTAGCCCTTGGAGTAGGCCTTCCGCTCCTGATTTGAAAG TGGAAGACATGCGACTCCTGGGCCAGAGCAATACCAGTAGCCAAAGAATCAGCACGTTTCCATCAGTTCTCCAAGCCCCGATTCCTACAGGCAACGTGAAAAGGACCACACAGTGGACGCATGACAAGAGAGAGCTCTGA
- the C26H4orf47 gene encoding UPF0602 protein C4orf47 homolog isoform X1, with amino-acid sequence MPAEGGKTDMERIGLFSEMEYITVGDRYVSQFNRPFNEAASKNRQLLPGGSKEMSSLQAGYFDPHFVRVFEGEGYVNLNQVRRRHMMEEAKKNLGKAFLPTNGEKKPCGLGSYYGTIGGPVPFFSAQSKPKEKYKPPGKNLYTNPGKKGTGYGYANVTIGKQFSHSADFYDAPKLNYKKENEEHHGLLKGTAFKLNLYPREYFDTNPYSFENPLPPIKKAEKKELPTNPFKPSSPGKKAGGMKAGTFDPYPSHSADPYEVKLTSQISSKGPKIFHPPGGPKSRPVESIMTLNVKRALNTKNYKTASIQSY; translated from the exons ATGCCTGCGGAAGGAGGGAAAACTGACATGGAGAGAATTGGCCTCTTCAGTGAGATGGAATATATTACTGTGGGTGACAGATATGTATCACAGTTTAATC gacccTTTAATGAGGCTGCAAGCAAAAATAGACAGCTACTACCTGGGGGATCCAAAGAAATGTCAAGTCTCCAGGCAGGTTATTTTGATCCCCATTTTGTAAGGGTTTTTGAAGGTGAAGGCTACGTAAACCTGAATCAAGTGCGGAGACGGCATATGATGGAAGAAGCCAAAAAAAATCTAGGCAAAGCCTTTCTCCCTACTAACGGAGAGAAAAAGCC ATGTGGTTTAGGAAGTTACTATGGAACAATTGGCGGACCAGTCCCATTTTTCAGTGCACagtcaaaacccaaagaaaaatataagccaCCTGGGAAGAATTTATACACAAACCCAGGAAAGAAAGGAACCGGATATGG ctATGCAAATGTTACCATAGGTAAGCAGTTTTCACACTCTGCTGATTTCTATGATGCACCAAAACTAAATTACAAG aaagagaatgaagaacaCCATGGTTTACTTAAAGGGACAGCTTTCAAATTAAATCTTTACCCAAGGGAATATTTTGATACCAATCCTTACTCTTTTGAGAACCCTTTACCACCAAttaaaaaagcagagaagaaagaattacCTACAAACCCTTTCAAGCCCTCTTCTCCTGGTAAAAAG gCTGGTGGAATGAAGGCAGGAACATTTGATCCTTACCCTTCACATTCTGCTGACCCTTACGAGGTTAAATTGACAAGCCAGATTTCCAGCAAAGGTCCTAAGATTTTTCATCCACCAGGTGGACCAAAAAGCAGACCAGTTGAAAGCATAATGACTTTGAATGTCAAAAG gGCACTAAATACGAAGAACTACAAGACTGCTTCAATACAGTCCTATTAG